In one Zobellia galactanivorans genomic region, the following are encoded:
- a CDS encoding SDR family NAD(P)-dependent oxidoreductase, with protein MLNKFDLKGKTALVTGCKRGIGFAMAEALAEAGADIIGVSATLELSGSKIEKRITELNKSFKAYQCDFSDRKSLYTFIEKVKNENPTIDILVNNAGTILRQPAAEHTDEYWDKVIEVNQNAQFILSREIGKEMVKRGSGKIIFTASLLTFQGGITVPGYAASKGAIGQLTMALSNEWASKGVQVNAIAPGYISTDNTEALRKDADRSASILQRIPAGRWGEPEDFKGPIVFLASEASNYMTGTVMLVDGGWMGR; from the coding sequence ATATTGAATAAGTTCGATTTAAAAGGAAAAACGGCTTTAGTAACGGGTTGCAAACGCGGTATCGGTTTTGCCATGGCCGAGGCCTTGGCCGAAGCAGGTGCGGACATCATTGGCGTTTCCGCCACCTTAGAACTTTCGGGTTCGAAAATAGAGAAGCGGATCACCGAATTGAATAAAAGCTTTAAGGCCTACCAATGTGATTTTAGCGATCGAAAATCTTTGTACACTTTTATCGAAAAGGTAAAAAATGAAAATCCTACGATAGATATCTTGGTAAACAATGCGGGTACCATTTTAAGACAGCCGGCTGCCGAGCATACAGATGAGTATTGGGACAAGGTCATTGAAGTGAACCAAAATGCCCAGTTTATCCTGTCTAGGGAAATAGGCAAGGAAATGGTCAAGAGAGGAAGCGGGAAGATCATCTTCACAGCTTCTTTATTGACTTTCCAAGGAGGAATTACCGTACCGGGATACGCCGCTTCAAAAGGGGCTATTGGCCAATTGACCATGGCCTTGTCGAACGAATGGGCCTCCAAAGGGGTACAGGTAAATGCCATTGCTCCAGGATATATTTCTACGGACAATACAGAAGCCTTACGTAAAGATGCCGATAGAAGTGCCTCTATTTTACAACGGATACCAGCCGGAAGATGGGGCGAACCGGAAGATTTCAAAGGGCCGATCGTTTTCTTGGCCTCGGAAGCTTCAAATTATATGACGGGCACCGTAATGTTGGTTGACGGTGGCTGGATGGGTAGATAA